From one Sparus aurata chromosome 16, fSpaAur1.1, whole genome shotgun sequence genomic stretch:
- the tpp1 gene encoding tripeptidyl-peptidase 1: MNTLLTFSIPLLFSSLVWSGYLEYNQDVLIPEDWKHVGRVDPTEKLELTFALKQQNVDLLEETLRRVSDPDSAQYGKQLTLEEVSSLVRPSELTQKVVRCWLQSHGITDCLTVHTRDFLQCTMTAEVAETLLPGSKFQRYTRDSQSVVRSSAPYSVHDDVHQHLDFVGGLHRLPPKGQQELSKASSNRRQKPGVHLGVTPAILRARYNLSTTDVGTAQNNSQAVAQFLEQYYSPADLAEFMSMFGRSFQHHSQVDRVVGTQGTGKAGMEASLDVEYIMSTGANISTWVFTNPGRHESQEPFLQWMVLLSNMSDLPWVHTISYGDDEDSLSTAYMMRINTEFMKAGVRGISLLFASGDSGAGCKHLGKGQNSFRPSFPASSPFVTTVGGTSFKNPYKVTYEVTDYISGGGFSNVFKMPDYQTSAVDAYLKTVAATLPPQSYYNTSGRAYPDMAALSDNYWVVINRVPVPWVSGTSASTPVVGGMLSLINDQRLLKGLPALGFLNPRLYKLKGQALFDVTEGCHLSCLDEKVQGKGFCAAPSWDPVTGWGTPNYPELLATLLAE; the protein is encoded by the exons ATGAACACGTT ACTGACCTTCTCCATCCCCTTGTTGTTCAGCTCGTTGGTCTGGAGTGGATATCTGGAATATAACCAAGATGTCCT GATACCAGAAGACTGGAAACATGTGGGCCGGGTCGATcccacagagaagctggagctGACCTTTGCCCTGAAGCAGCAAAATGTTGACCTGCTAGAAGAGACACTCAGACGGGTGTCGGACCCTGACTCAGCACAATATG GTAAACAGCTCACCCTAGAGGAGGTGTCCTCCCTCGTTCGTCCATCTGAACTGACCCAGAAGGTGGTGCGTTGCTGGCTGCAGAGTCATGGGATTACAGACTGCCTCACTGTTCACACTCGGGACTTTTTACAGTGCACCATGACTGCAGA GGTTGCAGAGACGCTGCTTCCAGGTAGCAAATTCCAACGTTACACCAGAGACAGCCAGTCTGTAGTGAGGTCTTCAGCTCCGTACTCTGTACATGATGATGTTCACCAGCACCTGGACTTTG TTGGGGGGCTTCACCGCCTTCCTCCTAAAGGGCAGCAGGAGCTCAGCAAAGCCTCCTCCAACAGGAGGCAAAAGCCAGGCGTTCACCTGGGAGTGACTCCTGCCATCTTGAGGGCCCGCTATAACCTGTCAACAACTGATGTGGGAACAGCTCAGAACAACAGCCAGGCTGTAGCTCAG TTCTTGGAGCAGTACTACAGCCCCGCAGACCTGGCTGAGTTCATGAGCATGTTTGGCAGGAGCTTCCAGCATCACTCTCAGGTGGACCGAGTTGTGGGAACTCAAGGAACAGGAAAGGCTGGTATGGAGGCCAGTCTGGATGTAGAGTACATAATGAGCACGGGGGCAAACATCTCCACATGGGTCTTCACCAATCCAG GTCGTCACGAGTCTCAGGAACCTTTCCTCCAGTGGATGGTTTTGCTCAGCAACATGTCAGACCTCCCCTGGGTTCACACCATAAGCTACGGCGATGATGAAGATAGCCTATCTACTGCGTACATGATGCGCATCAACACAGAGTTCATGAAGGCTGGCGTCAGGGGAATCTCTTTGCTCTTTGCTTCTG GTGACAGCGGTGCAGGCTGCAAACATTTGGGTAAAGGACAAAACTCCTTCAGGCCAAGTTTTCCTGCCTCAAG CCCCTTTGTGACTACAGTTGGAGGAACTTCATTCAAGAACCCATATAAGGTCACATATGAAGTAACAGATTATATCAGTGGAGGAGGCTTCAGCAATGTCTTCAAGATGCCCGACTACCAG ACCAGTGCAGTGGATGCGTATCTGAAGACGGTGGCTGCCACCCTTCCTCCTCAGTCATACTATAATACCAGTGGCAGAGCCTATCCAGACATGGCTGCCTTATCTGATAACTACTGGGTGGTCATCAACAGAGTACCTGTCCCCTGGGTTTCCGGGACCTCG GCGTCGACCCCTGTGGTCGGAGGCATGCTGTCTCTCATCAATGACCAGCGGCTGCTGAAGGGCCTGCCTGCCCTCGGCTTTCTCAACCCTCGCCTCTACAAGCTCAAAGGACAGGCTCTATTTGAT GTGACTGAAGGCTGTCACCTGAGCTGTCTGGATGAAAAGGTTCAGGGAAAAGGTTTCTGTGCTGCACCCTCGTGGGACCCTGTTACAGGCTGGGGGACACCAAACTACCCCGAACTGCTGGCTACCCTGCTAGCTGAGTGA
- the yy1a gene encoding transcriptional repressor protein YY1a codes for MASGDTLYIEADGSEMPAEIVELHEIEVETIETTVVGDDGEHQPMIALQPLDSDDPHSLHPHQEVILVQTREEVVGEDDTELHTDDGFEDQILIPVPAVEEDFIEQTLVTVAGKSSSTGRMKKAGSGKKAGKKSYLSGGEMGRKWEQKQVQIKTLEGEFSVTMWASDDKKDIDHEEQITGENSPPDYSEYMTGKKLPPGGIPGIDLSDPKQLAEFARMKPRKVKEDDAPRTIACPHKGCTKMFRDNSAMRKHLHTHGPRVHVCAECGKAFVESSKLKRHQLVHTGEKPFQCTFEGCGKRFSLDFNLRTHVRIHTGDRPYVCPFDGCNKKFAQSTNLKSHILTHAKAKNNQ; via the exons ATGGCATCGGGGGATACCCTGTACATAGAAGCGGACGGGTCAGAAATGCCAGCCGAAATAGTGGAACTGCACGAAATTGAAGTAGAGACAATCGAGACTACAGTTGTTGGAGACGACGGTGAACACCAGCCTATGATCGCCTTACAGCCTCTTGACTCGGACGATCCACACTCGCTTCACCCGCACCAAGAGGTGATCCTGGTGCAAACGAGAGAAGAGGTCGTGGGCGAGGATGACACCGAACTGCACACGGATGACGGCTTTGAGGACCAAATTCTTATCCCAGTCCCCGCCgtggaggaggactttatcgAACAGACTCTGGTTACTGTCGCGGGGAAAAGCTCCTCGACAGGCCGGATGAAGAAGGCTGGAAGCGGAAAGAAAGCGGGCAAAAAGAGCTACCTAAGCGGGGGTGAAATGGGCAGAAAATGGGAGCAGAAGCAGGTCCAGATAAAGACTTTGGAGGGGGAGTTTTCAGTCACTATGTGGGCATCGG ATGACAAGAAGGACATAGACCATGAGGAGCAAATCACAGGGGAAAACTCCCCTCCAGATTACTCCGAATACATGACAGGGAAGAAGCTTCCTCCTGGAGGCATTCCAGGCATTGACCTGTCAGACCCCAAACAGCTGGCTGAGTTTGCACG AATGAAACCaagaaaagtaaaagaagaTGATGCACCCAGGACAATAGCTTGTCCACACAAA GGATGTACCAAGATGTTCAGGGACAACTCAGCAATGAGGAAGCACTTGCATACCCACGGGCCTCGTGTGCACGTCTGTGCAGAATGTGGCAAAGCCTTTGTTGAGAGCTCAAAGCTGAAGAGGCATCAACTCgtacacacaggagagaaaccttTCCAG TGCACATTTGAGGGCTGTGGCAAGCGGTTCTCACTGGACTTTAACTTGCGCACACATGTGCGCATTCACACTGGAGACCGCCCATATGTGTGCCCTTTCGATGGCTGCAACAAAAAATTTGCCCAGTCAACCAACCTGAAGTCTCACATCCTCACACACGCCAAAGCCAAAAACAACCAGTGA